A region from the Salicibibacter cibarius genome encodes:
- a CDS encoding ATP-binding cassette domain-containing protein, whose product MKVESRNLHLRFGNFTALNDLTFELSDEKIYGLLGRNGAGKTTLLSIMAAFRESSSGSIAINGEEPFENAKIMQQIAFMYDKDYSDESENAKSILEFAERYRPNFDMDYADYLIDRFKLDKKKSISKFSKGMQSAFNVIMGLVARTPITIFDEAYLGMDAPSRNIFYEELLEDQQNHPRIMILSTHFVSEMDYLFDEVVILHEGNMLLQEETDALLAKGATMTGHADIVDDVVQSKQQINVQYLGQTKAVTVYGELSDEETKMAVKQGLEVTPVSLQDLFIHLTKGTDEDESSV is encoded by the coding sequence ATGAAGGTTGAAAGTAGAAATTTACATTTACGTTTTGGCAATTTTACAGCTCTCAACGATCTAACATTTGAGTTAAGCGATGAGAAAATATATGGACTGCTGGGCAGAAATGGGGCAGGGAAAACAACGCTGCTATCGATCATGGCAGCATTCCGTGAATCCTCATCCGGCTCCATTGCCATTAATGGAGAAGAGCCGTTTGAAAATGCCAAAATCATGCAGCAAATCGCTTTTATGTATGACAAGGATTATAGTGATGAATCTGAAAATGCGAAGTCTATCCTCGAATTTGCAGAGCGATACAGACCCAATTTCGACATGGATTATGCAGACTATCTGATTGACCGGTTTAAGCTTGACAAAAAGAAGTCGATCAGTAAATTTTCAAAGGGGATGCAATCCGCGTTCAATGTCATCATGGGTTTAGTGGCAAGGACACCGATCACAATATTTGATGAGGCATATCTTGGCATGGATGCGCCGTCAAGAAATATCTTTTACGAAGAATTATTGGAGGATCAACAAAACCATCCAAGAATCATGATTCTGTCCACACACTTCGTATCTGAAATGGATTATTTGTTTGATGAAGTCGTGATATTACACGAGGGGAACATGCTTCTGCAAGAAGAAACGGATGCGCTGCTTGCGAAGGGCGCCACGATGACCGGTCATGCCGATATCGTTGATGACGTTGTCCAATCCAAGCAACAGATTAATGTACAGTATTTGGGGCAGACAAAAGCGGTAACGGTGTATGGAGAACTAAGTGATGAGGAGACGAAAATGGCAGTGAAACAAGGCCTTGAAGTCACACCGGTTTCACTCCAAGATTTGTTTATTCATTTGACAAAGGGGACAGACGAGGATGAATCAAGTGTCTAA
- a CDS encoding GntR family transcriptional regulator: MVKPFDQDKPIYVQVREKIEDQIISEQLKEGDQAPSTNQLVHFYKINHVTAAKGVNPLVDEGILYKKRGLGMFVEVGAREKLIQKQKESFVEDYVVKLVHEAEKLEITEDEIITFIKNVKGRGAE, encoded by the coding sequence ATGGTAAAACCTTTTGACCAGGATAAACCAATCTATGTGCAGGTCCGGGAAAAGATTGAGGATCAAATCATTAGTGAACAACTAAAAGAAGGCGATCAAGCACCTTCAACAAATCAACTTGTTCATTTTTATAAAATCAACCATGTCACTGCCGCTAAAGGGGTTAATCCACTTGTTGATGAAGGGATTCTGTATAAAAAGAGAGGGCTCGGGATGTTTGTTGAAGTCGGGGCGAGAGAAAAACTGATCCAAAAACAAAAAGAATCCTTTGTTGAAGATTATGTTGTGAAGTTAGTGCATGAGGCAGAAAAGTTGGAAATCACTGAAGATGAAATCATTACATTTATAAAAAATGTCAAAGGTCGTGGTGCAGAATGA
- a CDS encoding DUF998 domain-containing protein encodes MALPYFLMASLAIFAICAALLLRHQRAITAKIGFICWISLSVYFIIDYLVIQATTTPYNFLEQPMSDLGVTTCGTDTYVLSSLEICSPYHLLMNWTFTFTGIVIFVGAIFLHQFWQDNRKTRIATIFLIIFGFSYTMAGIFPADVNFLWHTLPSIPGMIVQIPALILIALSIRKEMPKLSVWTFICALITTTALILMSLYSFIDLFGLLQRILYGSVYLWMIITAITLWRKKA; translated from the coding sequence ATGGCTCTACCTTATTTCTTAATGGCTTCGTTAGCCATTTTTGCTATATGCGCGGCTCTTTTACTTAGGCATCAACGCGCTATAACGGCTAAGATTGGTTTTATATGCTGGATATCACTAAGTGTATATTTCATTATCGATTACCTCGTTATTCAAGCGACCACGACCCCGTATAATTTTCTTGAACAGCCTATGAGTGATCTTGGTGTAACGACGTGTGGAACCGATACATATGTGCTTTCATCTTTGGAAATCTGTTCACCCTATCATTTACTGATGAATTGGACGTTTACATTTACAGGTATTGTGATTTTTGTTGGGGCAATTTTCTTACACCAATTTTGGCAGGATAATCGAAAAACCAGAATTGCTACCATTTTTCTTATCATCTTTGGTTTCAGTTATACAATGGCTGGTATCTTTCCTGCTGATGTAAATTTTCTTTGGCATACCCTTCCCTCCATTCCAGGGATGATTGTTCAAATACCAGCTTTAATTTTGATTGCTTTGTCCATTCGCAAAGAAATGCCAAAGTTATCGGTTTGGACATTCATTTGTGCGCTGATTACCACAACAGCCCTGATACTTATGTCTTTATATTCATTTATCGATCTCTTTGGTCTTTTGCAACGAATCCTCTATGGATCTGTTTATTTATGGATGATCATTACAGCGATTACTCTTTGGCGAAAGAAAGCTTGA
- a CDS encoding acyl-CoA thioester hydrolase/BAAT C-terminal domain-containing protein, producing MKERPAIIIDKLHSYIDEEIHIKVINCEPNEMITLKAKMLDDEGKNFESEATFQTNKDGVVSVSHDKPVKGSYNDIDSFGLFWSMEERHSKHGDFFDKQNASSVSVDLSLEISEKTLNTAKITRHFYREDIKKEVIKSNEFTAVLYHPAKEGTYPGVLLLGGSDGGYLESAAALLASYGYMVLSLAYFGTQNVPDNLERIPLEYFEKATQWLKKHPFVNQQVSVIGFSRGGELALLLGATYDEYKAVIAVSPSSYVTSGMKNSTFAPIPSWTFNGQDLPYMKFSYPPSMIFSTFFNWIFKRPSSFLSIWSRTMKDEKKIEDARIRVENIHASVLTISGSDDQLWPSEKFIKMMEKRLSNHHYQHKHLFYEAAGHFLAFPYSFPSIPSNIIMQLGKGMAINFGGTKSANARATIDGWGKIKEFLKQSMHE from the coding sequence GTGAAAGAAAGACCCGCGATCATCATCGATAAACTTCATTCTTATATCGATGAGGAGATTCATATAAAAGTGATAAACTGTGAACCAAATGAAATGATTACACTGAAGGCAAAAATGCTCGACGACGAGGGGAAGAATTTTGAATCAGAAGCCACTTTTCAAACAAATAAAGATGGGGTGGTTTCAGTTTCTCATGATAAACCTGTAAAGGGGTCGTATAACGATATCGACAGCTTTGGATTATTTTGGTCTATGGAAGAACGACATTCGAAACATGGTGATTTTTTTGACAAACAAAATGCAAGCTCAGTTTCGGTGGATCTTTCTTTGGAAATATCGGAAAAAACTCTCAATACGGCTAAGATAACCCGTCACTTTTATAGAGAAGATATAAAAAAAGAAGTCATAAAATCAAATGAATTCACAGCGGTTTTATATCATCCGGCGAAGGAAGGAACATACCCGGGCGTGTTACTTTTAGGCGGATCGGATGGGGGTTATTTGGAATCGGCTGCAGCTCTGTTAGCTTCTTATGGATATATGGTACTGTCATTGGCTTATTTTGGTACGCAAAACGTCCCGGATAACTTAGAAAGAATTCCTTTAGAGTATTTTGAAAAAGCTACCCAGTGGTTAAAAAAACATCCATTTGTGAATCAACAAGTATCAGTGATCGGATTCTCAAGAGGAGGAGAACTGGCTCTTCTGTTGGGCGCGACTTATGATGAATATAAAGCCGTGATTGCAGTTTCACCAAGCAGTTATGTCACATCGGGGATGAAAAACAGCACATTTGCTCCCATTCCTTCATGGACATTCAATGGACAGGATTTACCTTATATGAAATTTTCTTATCCTCCCTCCATGATTTTCTCCACGTTCTTTAATTGGATATTCAAGCGTCCATCTTCTTTCTTATCCATTTGGAGTCGTACGATGAAAGATGAAAAGAAAATAGAAGATGCACGGATTCGTGTGGAAAATATCCATGCTTCTGTTCTGACGATCTCCGGGAGTGATGACCAATTATGGCCATCCGAGAAATTTATCAAAATGATGGAGAAGCGTTTATCGAATCATCACTATCAACACAAACACCTTTTCTACGAAGCAGCCGGTCATTTCTTGGCTTTTCCGTACAGTTTTCCCTCGATTCCAAGTAACATCATTATGCAGTTGGGCAAAGGCATGGCAATAAACTTCGGTGGGACAAAGTCAGCGAATGCCAGGGCAACAATAGATGGATGGGGAAAAATAAAGGAATTCCTAAAACAATCCATGCATGAATAA
- the minD gene encoding septum site-determining protein MinD: MGEAIVITSGKGGVGKTTTSANIGTALALQGKQVCLLDTDIGLRNLDVVMGLENRIIYDLVDVLEERCKVQQALIRDKRFDCLHLLPAAQTKEKSAVTPEQMEEIVNELKPNYDYLIIDSPAGIEHGFRIAVAGADQAIVVTTPDTSAVRDADRIIGLLEQEDIPSPKLIVNRVRTNTSKDETEEMLDVDDVAATLAIDLLGIVFNDENVLRAANKGEPVATTPNTTASLAYRNIARRILGESVPLLSIEPKKGFLAKVKKIFGIEA; this comes from the coding sequence GTGGGAGAGGCTATCGTCATCACATCAGGAAAAGGCGGCGTTGGAAAAACAACGACATCGGCGAATATTGGGACGGCTTTGGCATTGCAAGGAAAACAAGTTTGCCTGCTAGATACCGATATTGGGCTGCGAAACCTTGATGTTGTTATGGGGTTGGAAAATCGAATCATTTATGATCTGGTAGATGTTCTGGAAGAACGCTGTAAAGTTCAACAAGCGCTGATCCGGGATAAACGTTTCGATTGTCTGCACTTGCTCCCCGCGGCGCAAACCAAGGAAAAATCAGCAGTCACGCCGGAGCAAATGGAGGAAATTGTTAATGAATTAAAACCAAATTACGATTACCTGATTATCGATTCTCCGGCCGGCATCGAGCATGGGTTTCGCATCGCGGTCGCCGGCGCCGATCAAGCAATTGTCGTTACTACTCCTGATACATCAGCTGTCCGCGATGCCGACCGTATTATTGGTTTATTGGAACAAGAGGATATCCCTTCGCCGAAATTGATTGTAAACCGTGTTCGTACAAATACATCGAAAGATGAAACTGAGGAAATGTTGGATGTGGACGATGTCGCGGCCACGTTGGCCATCGATCTTCTCGGCATTGTCTTTAATGATGAAAATGTTTTACGTGCCGCCAATAAAGGTGAGCCCGTAGCGACAACCCCGAACACAACCGCCTCACTCGCGTATCGAAACATTGCCAGACGCATCCTCGGGGAATCCGTCCCCCTCCTTTCCATTGAACCAAAAAAAGGATTTCTTGCGAAGGTAAAAAAAATATTCGGGATTGAAGCATGA
- a CDS encoding septum site-determining protein MinC, giving the protein MKTGYSNQFVTIKGTKEGLIVHLDDRCAYTELMDELSAKMTENMNGNEQNKEVHVRVHVGKRYVDDGQREEIRSTIEQSGAIIVSEIVSDVITMAEAMKIKEDNQIQSYPHLVRSGQVLSVKGDALILGDVNPGGTVEATGDVFVLGALKGTARAGTEGNNEAVVAAAILAPSQMMIADHLYLTELTREELAKEATYTWPRYAYVDKEQQAIEFHPMGSLAELRKQRNKDRE; this is encoded by the coding sequence GTGAAAACGGGCTATTCAAATCAATTCGTAACGATAAAAGGGACAAAAGAAGGGCTAATCGTTCATCTTGATGACCGGTGCGCTTACACTGAACTAATGGACGAGCTAAGCGCGAAAATGACGGAAAACATGAACGGGAATGAACAAAATAAAGAAGTGCATGTACGTGTCCATGTAGGGAAGCGCTACGTGGATGACGGGCAACGGGAAGAAATCCGTTCCACGATCGAACAGTCGGGCGCGATCATCGTTAGCGAAATTGTCTCTGATGTGATCACAATGGCGGAAGCCATGAAAATAAAGGAAGATAACCAAATCCAATCCTATCCCCACCTCGTTCGCTCCGGTCAAGTGCTGAGTGTGAAAGGGGACGCTTTAATTCTCGGGGACGTGAATCCCGGAGGAACGGTTGAAGCTACCGGGGATGTGTTCGTGTTGGGAGCTTTGAAAGGAACGGCCCGTGCCGGAACGGAAGGAAACAATGAAGCGGTGGTTGCAGCCGCGATATTGGCGCCTTCCCAAATGATGATTGCAGATCATTTATACTTAACCGAATTAACGCGCGAGGAATTGGCGAAAGAAGCTACGTACACGTGGCCTCGTTATGCATACGTCGATAAGGAACAACAAGCGATTGAATTTCACCCGATGGGTAGTTTAGCGGAGCTGCGAAAACAAAGAAATAAAGACAGAGAATAG
- the mreD gene encoding rod shape-determining protein MreD codes for MRYLLPVLIAVVFLIEGTWFQVLVPPTDEFVWVPRFAFVMIVIISMYKGALTGLIYGGITGLFQDVVYSSLIGVYMFSYGFLAYMGGVSYESVRNRPMLVLLVIVLAVSALELLTYGIYQGIGYTSAAFGDFAWQRWLPSVLLNGAFGILIMFPMRKIFNRLEREDRFKKASL; via the coding sequence ATGCGTTATTTGCTCCCCGTCCTCATCGCCGTTGTATTTTTAATTGAAGGAACGTGGTTTCAGGTATTGGTCCCGCCGACAGATGAATTTGTATGGGTTCCGCGCTTCGCATTTGTGATGATCGTTATCATATCCATGTACAAAGGGGCGTTAACCGGACTCATCTATGGGGGTATCACCGGTCTTTTTCAAGATGTGGTCTATTCGTCATTGATCGGTGTATATATGTTCTCATACGGCTTCCTTGCCTATATGGGCGGTGTCTCCTATGAATCGGTAAGGAACCGGCCAATGCTTGTATTGCTGGTGATCGTGCTTGCTGTCAGCGCTTTGGAGCTGCTAACTTACGGTATCTATCAAGGGATTGGCTATACGTCGGCTGCCTTCGGAGACTTTGCTTGGCAACGTTGGTTGCCCTCCGTTTTACTAAACGGCGCTTTCGGTATTTTGATCATGTTCCCGATGCGAAAAATTTTTAACAGATTGGAACGTGAAGACCGTTTTAAGAAAGCATCGTTATAG
- the mreC gene encoding rod shape-determining protein MreC produces the protein MPHFFSNKRLILLMVSIIVLVILVGLTLNEREEVTWPEQFINDSVGVVQSAFQRPANFFSGIFNDISDIVNIYEENERLKSQMDDYAFLSSEVEGLREENASLQEAQEMEESLGDYSSLTALVIERQPDRWTETIGINRGSQHGVENDMAVISAGGLIGRVQHTGMFTSQVQLLSDGERMNRISAMVAIEDEDPAYGFIEGWDEEEDAFILSTIDAETELEEGQEVRTSGLGGLGFPADLPIGEVTGVETDEYGLTLNAFVEPAADYHNIEHVMVLDRNSPALEDFEEEEAETEEVEEPVELEPEGSPD, from the coding sequence ATGCCCCATTTTTTTTCTAATAAACGTTTGATATTGCTTATGGTCAGTATTATTGTCCTTGTTATTTTAGTCGGTTTGACGTTGAATGAACGAGAAGAAGTGACGTGGCCCGAGCAATTTATTAATGATTCCGTCGGTGTCGTTCAATCTGCTTTTCAACGTCCGGCGAACTTTTTCAGCGGTATTTTTAATGATATCTCTGATATCGTAAATATTTATGAAGAAAATGAACGATTGAAATCCCAGATGGATGATTATGCATTTCTGTCTTCAGAAGTTGAGGGGCTGCGGGAAGAAAATGCCAGTTTGCAGGAAGCGCAGGAAATGGAGGAAAGCTTGGGCGATTATTCGAGTTTGACGGCCCTTGTGATTGAACGCCAGCCGGACCGCTGGACTGAAACGATCGGGATTAACCGTGGTTCCCAACATGGGGTGGAAAATGATATGGCGGTGATTTCCGCAGGTGGATTGATTGGCCGTGTTCAACATACCGGAATGTTTACCTCCCAAGTACAATTGTTATCCGACGGAGAGCGCATGAATAGGATCTCCGCGATGGTAGCCATCGAAGATGAAGATCCTGCCTATGGATTCATCGAAGGTTGGGACGAGGAAGAAGATGCGTTTATTCTTAGCACAATTGACGCAGAAACCGAGCTCGAAGAGGGACAGGAAGTAAGAACCTCGGGGCTGGGAGGACTTGGGTTTCCCGCCGACCTTCCCATCGGAGAAGTCACAGGAGTGGAGACCGACGAATACGGCCTAACGTTAAATGCTTTTGTGGAGCCGGCCGCTGACTATCACAATATCGAACATGTCATGGTGCTTGACCGTAACAGCCCCGCACTTGAAGACTTTGAGGAAGAAGAAGCGGAAACTGAAGAGGTCGAGGAACCGGTGGAGCTTGAGCCTGAAGGGAGCCCGGATTGA
- a CDS encoding rod shape-determining protein encodes MFGGFSKDLGIDLGTANTLVYVKGKGVVVREPSVVAIRSDSQTIEAVGDDAKNMIGRTPGNIVATRPMKDGVIADFDTTATMMKYFIRQAQKSRSIFTRKPNVMVCVPSGITAVEKRAVEDATKQAGAREAYTIEEPFASAIGADLPVWEPTGSMVVDIGGGTTEVAIISLGGIVTSQSIRVAGDELDEAIIQYIKKTYNLMIGERTSESLKMEIGSADKLENVSSMDIRGRDLVTGLPKTITIQSDEISHAISDTVNTIVETVKVTLERTPPELAADIMDRGIVLTGGGSLLNGLDKVLGEETDMPVLVAENPLDCVALGTGRALENLHLFRSRAGITARSNRK; translated from the coding sequence ATGTTTGGTGGTTTTTCAAAGGATTTAGGGATTGACTTAGGAACGGCGAATACGCTCGTCTACGTAAAAGGAAAAGGGGTTGTTGTAAGAGAGCCTTCCGTCGTTGCGATTCGTTCGGACTCACAAACGATTGAAGCTGTCGGTGATGATGCGAAAAATATGATTGGACGCACCCCCGGAAACATTGTAGCAACCCGGCCGATGAAAGACGGCGTGATTGCCGACTTCGATACGACCGCGACAATGATGAAATATTTTATTCGCCAAGCACAGAAAAGCCGCTCCATATTCACACGTAAACCGAATGTCATGGTTTGTGTGCCTTCGGGAATTACTGCCGTGGAAAAAAGAGCGGTGGAAGACGCGACAAAACAAGCAGGTGCCCGCGAGGCGTACACGATTGAAGAACCGTTTGCTTCCGCAATCGGGGCAGATCTTCCGGTGTGGGAACCGACCGGGAGCATGGTCGTTGATATCGGTGGCGGTACGACGGAAGTGGCGATTATCTCCCTTGGCGGAATTGTGACCAGTCAGTCGATCCGTGTGGCCGGAGATGAGTTGGATGAAGCAATTATTCAATACATTAAAAAGACATACAATCTCATGATTGGTGAACGCACGAGTGAAAGTTTAAAAATGGAAATTGGATCAGCGGACAAATTGGAAAACGTGAGCAGTATGGATATTCGTGGACGAGATCTTGTTACCGGGTTGCCAAAAACGATAACGATTCAATCGGATGAGATTTCCCACGCGATAAGCGATACCGTCAATACCATTGTGGAGACTGTAAAAGTAACGCTCGAACGGACACCGCCGGAGTTGGCCGCGGATATTATGGATCGGGGCATTGTGCTGACCGGTGGCGGCTCTCTTTTAAACGGCCTTGATAAAGTGCTCGGTGAGGAGACGGATATGCCGGTACTTGTTGCAGAGAATCCGTTGGATTGTGTTGCGTTGGGAACAGGCAGAGCATTAGAGAATCTTCATCTGTTTCGATCTCGCGCCGGAATCACCGCACGGTCGAACCGTAAATGA
- a CDS encoding SEC-C metal-binding domain-containing protein: protein MERIEPCPCGSGKKYKKCCG, encoded by the coding sequence ATTGAACGCATCGAGCCGTGTCCCTGCGGAAGCGGAAAGAAATACAAAAAATGTTGCGGATAG
- the radC gene encoding RadC family protein, whose product MPRERLVQEGADHLSNQELLAILLRTGTTSETVLQLAHRLLSAFDGIMMLKEASLEELQAIKGIGQVKAIELLAALELGKRIHTTHQGERYSIKTPEDVTDYVMEEMRFLTQEHFVAIYLNTKNQVLHKKTLFIGSLNASIVHPREVFKEALRRSAASIVCLHNHPSGDPSPSKEDREVTKRLVECGKVLGVEVLDHIIIGDRRYTSLREHGIIP is encoded by the coding sequence ATGCCCCGTGAACGGCTCGTTCAAGAAGGGGCCGATCACCTTTCCAATCAGGAACTTCTCGCTATTTTGTTACGAACGGGAACGACGAGTGAAACCGTCTTGCAGTTGGCGCACCGTCTTCTTTCCGCATTCGATGGCATCATGATGCTAAAAGAAGCCAGTCTCGAAGAATTGCAGGCGATAAAAGGCATCGGGCAAGTGAAGGCGATCGAATTGCTTGCAGCGCTGGAACTTGGAAAACGCATCCACACCACGCACCAAGGAGAAAGGTATTCTATCAAAACCCCCGAAGACGTCACCGATTACGTCATGGAAGAAATGCGTTTTCTCACCCAAGAACACTTTGTGGCCATTTATCTAAATACGAAAAATCAGGTGTTGCACAAAAAAACACTGTTTATAGGTAGCCTAAATGCTTCGATAGTCCATCCACGGGAAGTATTCAAAGAAGCGCTGCGGCGGTCGGCGGCTTCCATCGTTTGTTTGCATAATCATCCTTCCGGTGATCCGTCCCCGAGCAAGGAAGACCGTGAAGTCACGAAGCGTCTCGTTGAATGCGGCAAAGTCCTTGGTGTTGAAGTGTTGGATCATATTATCATTGGCGACCGACGTTATACTAGCTTACGTGAACATGGGATTATTCCTTAG
- a CDS encoding Maf family protein, protein MLILASASSRRQQLLNESGYAYTVAISNIEEKINDEQTPADNAVQLATAKAADVYNRYPDAVILAADTIVAIDGGLLGKPMDESDAVRMLTHLSGKKHEVYTGVCIKQGTKTRAWTEKTNVYFHHLSEQCIQAYVETGEPMDKAGAYGIQGKGARLVERFAGDYYNVVGLPIAKVVRVLRDFQIYPGGERS, encoded by the coding sequence ATGTTGATTCTAGCGTCTGCTTCATCGCGCCGACAGCAATTATTAAACGAGAGCGGCTATGCATATACCGTCGCGATCAGTAATATAGAAGAAAAAATCAATGATGAACAAACGCCTGCGGATAATGCCGTTCAATTGGCAACGGCTAAAGCTGCTGACGTATACAATCGCTATCCGGATGCTGTCATCCTCGCGGCGGATACGATCGTGGCCATCGATGGCGGTTTGCTCGGGAAACCGATGGATGAAAGCGATGCTGTCCGTATGCTTACCCATTTGTCCGGAAAGAAACACGAGGTGTATACCGGTGTTTGCATAAAACAGGGAACAAAAACACGTGCATGGACGGAAAAGACGAACGTTTATTTTCATCACTTAAGCGAGCAGTGTATCCAAGCGTATGTTGAAACAGGCGAACCGATGGATAAAGCCGGCGCCTACGGCATCCAAGGCAAAGGCGCTCGCTTGGTCGAAAGATTTGCCGGTGATTATTATAATGTCGTCGGTTTGCCTATTGCGAAAGTAGTTCGCGTCCTGAGAGATTTTCAAATTTATCCTGGTGGCGAGCGCTCGTGA
- a CDS encoding prepilin peptidase — protein MLPEVVVILILGLVFGSFFQVVGVRVPVGKPIAWSRSVCPNCQSTLQARDLFPVFSFLSTLGRCRYCSALIPSQYFIAEISTAFLFVLVYVRYYPFSTEMLVAFLVLSLVIIVTITDLRYMRIPNVILLFFASLFVVIRLFIDPHEPWWSPFLAAAIIFVILYFILRLSGGGIGGGDVKFFAVLGLAFGFWDLLLVFFLSTLFGTLIGLVAFAIGRLQTGQPFPFAPSIALAAVTVLLFGDSVWSLYPMH, from the coding sequence TTGCTTCCTGAAGTGGTTGTTATTTTGATACTGGGGCTTGTGTTCGGATCATTTTTCCAAGTTGTCGGTGTACGCGTGCCGGTGGGGAAGCCGATCGCTTGGAGCCGATCCGTATGCCCCAATTGTCAATCGACATTGCAGGCACGTGATCTTTTTCCCGTTTTTTCCTTCCTATCTACGTTGGGCCGCTGCCGCTATTGTTCCGCGCTTATCCCTTCGCAATATTTCATTGCGGAGATTTCCACTGCTTTTCTCTTCGTTCTTGTTTACGTTCGCTATTACCCCTTTTCGACTGAAATGCTCGTCGCGTTCCTCGTCCTTTCTCTCGTTATCATCGTTACCATCACCGATCTACGTTATATGCGAATTCCAAACGTTATTCTTCTCTTTTTTGCCTCGCTGTTCGTTGTGATCCGTCTTTTCATCGATCCCCATGAACCTTGGTGGAGTCCGTTTTTGGCCGCAGCAATCATCTTTGTCATCCTGTATTTCATTTTACGCTTAAGCGGGGGAGGAATCGGTGGCGGAGACGTTAAATTTTTTGCTGTGCTCGGTCTCGCGTTCGGTTTTTGGGATTTGTTGCTCGTGTTTTTTCTCTCGACACTTTTCGGCACATTGATCGGTTTGGTGGCATTTGCAATCGGTCGTTTGCAAACAGGCCAACCCTTCCCGTTTGCTCCGAGCATTGCGTTAGCGGCGGTGACCGTTCTATTATTCGGAGATTCGGTTTGGAGTTTGTATCCAATGCATTAA